The genomic window AttaggcaggagagatagctaggacagagagagagagagagagagagagagagagagagagagagagagagagagagagagagagagagagaacaaactctgggaggaagaaaagaaaagccaccaGCAGTTAAAAGGAAGCAGCATGACAGTAAAgagtaaaggtaactgagccacataaaagaatgtagatAAAAGATACGGGGTTAATTTAaggtacaagagctagttacaaacaagcctaaactattggatgaacttttataattaacaataagtCCCCATGTCATAATTGGGGAGGTGGTAGTCTCCATGAAAAAGTCCAACTACAGTTAAATAATGCTTTCTTAAATTACCCAGGATTACCTGTCCAGGGGTGTGCCACCCACCGTGGACCGGGAAATCCCATATCAATCCTCAGTATAGAAAATGCCTCATAGGCGTGCCCCCAGTTCAGTcggatggaggcaattcctcagatGAGGAGTTCTCCTCCAGAAGGACTATAGTTTGTATCTTGttgacaaaaaagaaagcataaatacACAGGAACTGGTTAACATCAGAACATCACGGAAGCTGCAGCATTGTGAACACAGAGCTAAGCTCAAAGGCATCTTCAGTCTCTTGCAACTtactctcccctctttctttcagGGCCCCCTTTCACCACAGCCATGGGTAAGGCCTCCTCTAAGGAAGAACGTCATGAAGATTTGGAGTCCAGCTTCACTTTATATTTCAAGAAATTTAAGACAGAAAGCAAAATCATTCCCCAGGAAACCATTGATTCAATTGAGTTACACCTGACAAAAGGAAACATTCAGGGGGCAAACTCTGTAATCAGTGCTGCATTAAAAAATATTGATAACATCCCAATAAACGTTGCTGTCACTGGAGAGTCTGGAGCAGGGAAGTCCAGTTTGATCAATGCCTTGAGGGGGGTAGGACCTCAAGACAAAGATGCAGCTGACATTGGGGTGGTAGAGACAACCATGAGGAGAACTGCATACAAGCACCCCAAAATTCAAACTTTGACTTTATGGGACCTGCCTGGTGTTGGAACTATGAACTTTCCACCGAAAGATTATCTGGAGAAAGTGAACTTCCAAGAGTATGattttttcattattgtttctGCCACACGTTTTACAAAACTTGAACTAGACCTTGCCAAAGCAAtcaaattcatgaaaaagaatTACTACTTTGTAAGAACCAAGGTGGACAATGATttacaaaatgagaagaaatccAAAGCACGTACCTTTGACAGGAAAAATATCCTGTTGCAGATCCGAAACTCCTATATAGATACCTTAAAGAAAAATGGCTTGGACGCACCAgagattttcttgatttctaacaGCAATTTATCTGACTACGATTTTCCAGTCCTGATGGACACCCTGGTAAAGGCTCTTCCTGCTCAAAAGCGCCACAATTTTATGCTTTCCTTGCCTAATATCACAGAAGCAACGATTGACAAAAAGCACAAGTCTCTGCAGCAGACTATCTGGTTAGAAGCCTTCAAGACTGGACTCTTAGCTACTGTTCCTGTAGTGGGCATCCTCAGGGATGATGTGGAGAAGGTGAAGGAGAAATTAAACCACTATCGAGTCCTCTTTGGAGTGGACGATGCATCCCTGGAAGTCATTGCTAAGGATTCACAAGTGCCTGCTgaacaactgaaaaaaatcattaaatctcCTTATTTGTTGGACACTAAGAAAAGGGAAACATTAGAAGAAAAACTTTTGAAATATTTGGAGAGATTTGCCTCAGTCAATGGTGGGCTCTTGGCTACAGGTCTCTACTTTAGGAAAACCTTTTACTTACAACTTCTTCTCCTTGACACAGTGACTGAAGATGCCAAAGTTGTCCTTAGAGAGACATACTCAAAAGTTAGTTCAAACTCATGTCACCCAGAGCTACCGATCGTGGATAAGTGTTACTCTTTCCTCATGTTCTTGACAGGATTTGTGgtcgttttttttgttttgtcttatcttAGGCTTTGGGCATGGGATGAAGTATAgtctccaaatatttttttttaacattcagattattttaatcttattatataataatacaaTACATACTGtttaaataaatgagttaattctGCAATAGCCTGTTTATTCAATTACTCGTAAGGCTAGGGCTCCAACCCGGCCTTGtagatgctaggcaagcattttatcacTAAACTATGCACCTCACCTTGTGATAGCTTTTAGATTTAAGTAAGACAATTGTCTGACTATTCTGAAATTCTGAACTTATATAATTTAATTGCCATATCTGCCCGTCTAACAAAAAATGATAGGATATAGATTACATATTGTCATAATTCTGACAGGTAATGTAAATGAAATAGGTTCTTCAATGTTCAACATAATTGTATGTAGCAAACCAATAATCACATATTTTTTAAGTCATTAATAGTATGTCAGAATTAATTTGAATTCCTTAAGGACATTtgaaattctttatttaaagcacttattttatttaacttgcAGGttcatgtgaaggccagaggagaacTTGCTTAGTCAGTTTTatccttccaccatgagggttCAGAGCATCTAACTCAGTAATGCAGGCTTGTTGGTCAGGATCTTTACCTGCTTCAGCATCTCACAGCACTAGCCTAAGTGACAGTAGAGAGGCTCTGGTTCCTCAGAGGATGTCGAGCTGACTGTGGACTGCACAGGACAAGCAGGACTGGGGATACTTTTCTCTCAAGTGCATACAAGATAGGAGGGATAGAAAACAGCCCCACAATGGGAGACAGACATTAGGTCTGCAGCCCCTTAGTAGTTCTAGTTTGCATATCTCTGAGGCCAGTGATGTTACATACTTTTTCAAATGCTAATtagccattttttaattttttgagaattctttgttccaTTTCATGgcccattttttattgggttgtttgttttcctagtgtttactttaaaaatctttatacaTTGTGGCTAATTCTCTATCAGATTTATAACTGGCAAAGTTTTCTCCCATTCTTTAGTGTGTTTCTTCTTTGTCTGACaacttttttattgaattttattgaactctacatttttctctgttccgctccctgcctctcccctttcctttaacCCTCtaccaaggtccctatgctcccaatttctGACAattttttatacaaaatatttttgttttttgagtttccAATTATTCATTATTGCCCTTATTTGCTGAGCTACAAGAATCTGATCCAGAAAGTCCTTGCCTATGCCTCTGTCTTAAGTGGACTCTATGTTTTCTCCTATAAATTTGCAGTGTCTGGTCTTACGCTGAGGTCCTTGGTCTATTTGGGGTAgatttttgtgcagggtgagagaCAAGAATCTAATTTTGTTGTCCTACATGTAACTGTCCAGTTTCCCAGCACTGCTTGTTGAAGATACCCTTTTCTtcaattgatttttcttttgtgattttgttgaaaGTCAGATGGTTGTAGTTTATGGCCTTGTAGCTGGGTCCTCTACTCTCTAGCATAGATCtgagtctgtttttgtgccagtgtCATGCTGTCTTTATTTCTATGGCTCTGTAGGGTAACTTGAAAACAGGCATGGCGTAACCTCCAACAATACACTTTTTACTCGGGATTTCTTTGACTGTCAGGGGTGTCTTTACTTCCATATAAATTTTAcaatgtttttctatttctgtgaagaaaggCATGAGAGTTTTCATTGGGATTTCATTGACTCTGTAAGTTTCTAACAATAAAATAGCCATTCTCACAATATTGCTTCTTTTAATCCACGAGCATGGGGAAgctttccatctctctgtgtctctttagTGTATTTCTTAGATGTTTCAGTTTCATTGTAAAGTCTTCCATGGCCTTGGCTAGCTGTATTCCaaggcatttctttttcttttctttttttggtaaagCTATTTGGAATGGGATTGCTTCC from Microtus pennsylvanicus isolate mMicPen1 chromosome 4, mMicPen1.hap1, whole genome shotgun sequence includes these protein-coding regions:
- the LOC142847679 gene encoding interferon-inducible GTPase 1-like, which translates into the protein MGKASSKEERHEDLESSFTLYFKKFKTESKIIPQETIDSIELHLTKGNIQGANSVISAALKNIDNIPINVAVTGESGAGKSSLINALRGVGPQDKDAADIGVVETTMRRTAYKHPKIQTLTLWDLPGVGTMNFPPKDYLEKVNFQEYDFFIIVSATRFTKLELDLAKAIKFMKKNYYFVRTKVDNDLQNEKKSKARTFDRKNILLQIRNSYIDTLKKNGLDAPEIFLISNSNLSDYDFPVLMDTLVKALPAQKRHNFMLSLPNITEATIDKKHKSLQQTIWLEAFKTGLLATVPVVGILRDDVEKVKEKLNHYRVLFGVDDASLEVIAKDSQVPAEQLKKIIKSPYLLDTKKRETLEEKLLKYLERFASVNGGLLATGLYFRKTFYLQLLLLDTVTEDAKVVLRETYSKVSSNSCHPELPIVDKCYSFLMFLTGFVVVFFVLSYLRLWAWDEV